In Prevotella sp. oral taxon 475, one DNA window encodes the following:
- a CDS encoding glycosyltransferase, with the protein MPCTRIVLITPITPFKENLRGVSALPYHLLIHRQQEDEKVEVKIFSFNTNQLSKEQISQSEVELNVRIHILKERRWMRWMFLSRLHPIVRILMSHPFSSYVRLSKKELENIQAQHADGIWIYGEEYAPLLKQFPNTRRVLLGPDSEALYYYRLLGQRFIFKDTWNLFRKFLMYPKYLKIEKELPADKSITCCVVGEADANFLKRVNPDIQAEFLRHPHYEISTSKEIKFHTPIRLLIAGQNNLYMQQGVEEWIPEMINACSELKVHYAITFLGRGWEQAVQKLSRAGYTVTHIPFAPNYTEEVQRHDIQLTPITVGTGTKGKVLDALANGLLVIGTEYALENIAVKNGVSCLQYETPQEVTVLLKDVVDNVPTYEQIAATGRHCVLQHHSRRTIAKNFFSLFQP; encoded by the coding sequence ATGCCCTGCACAAGAATCGTATTAATAACTCCCATTACCCCCTTTAAAGAAAACTTAAGAGGAGTAAGTGCTCTACCTTATCATTTGTTGATACATAGGCAACAAGAGGATGAGAAAGTAGAAGTTAAGATATTTAGTTTTAATACAAATCAATTATCTAAAGAACAAATTTCACAAAGTGAGGTAGAACTAAATGTACGCATACACATTTTAAAAGAAAGGAGATGGATGAGATGGATGTTTCTTTCTCGGTTGCATCCCATAGTACGAATATTGATGAGCCATCCATTCAGCAGTTATGTTCGTCTTTCCAAAAAAGAATTAGAGAACATACAGGCTCAGCATGCTGATGGAATTTGGATTTATGGAGAAGAGTATGCACCATTACTGAAACAATTCCCAAACACGCGAAGAGTTTTATTGGGGCCAGATAGTGAGGCATTATATTACTATCGACTGTTAGGGCAACGTTTCATTTTTAAAGATACATGGAATCTTTTTCGTAAATTTCTGATGTATCCCAAATACTTAAAAATCGAAAAAGAGCTTCCTGCAGACAAGTCTATTACCTGTTGCGTGGTAGGTGAGGCCGATGCTAACTTCCTAAAAAGGGTCAATCCCGATATACAAGCAGAATTTTTAAGGCATCCGCATTATGAAATAAGCACATCCAAAGAGATCAAATTCCATACACCGATTCGTTTATTGATTGCAGGACAAAATAATTTGTATATGCAGCAAGGCGTAGAAGAGTGGATTCCTGAGATGATCAATGCTTGTTCCGAACTGAAAGTACATTACGCAATTACTTTCTTAGGAAGGGGATGGGAGCAAGCTGTTCAGAAGCTTTCTCGTGCGGGATATACCGTGACACACATCCCTTTTGCGCCTAATTATACAGAGGAGGTGCAGCGACACGATATACAACTCACCCCCATTACTGTGGGAACAGGTACCAAAGGAAAGGTTTTAGACGCCTTAGCAAACGGACTCTTAGTCATCGGAACAGAATATGCTTTGGAAAATATTGCTGTAAAGAACGGTGTCTCTTGCTTACAGTACGAAACTCCTCAGGAGGTAACTGTTTTATTGAAAGATGTTGTGGACAACGTGCCCACCTATGAGCAAATAGCTGCAACAGGAAGGCACTGTGTTCTTCAG
- a CDS encoding glycosyltransferase, with amino-acid sequence MNSILDARLPEEYYEIIIINDGSTDNGPNIVQQYKQQHANITYLTQKNQGQSVARNLGIKHCRGDYVWCIDADDKLNGKELSKVFRTLGEYNDLDILAIQLQRISEQGELISIECGQPSLPHCEVITGVQAVIRGYNPSSICALIVKKTLFIDNDIFFVPGITHQDVELTYRLMPKANRVLFSNLIPYFYIHHINSTSKSLIPEKKIKYVKDEIFIIRSFRDLAKSYEHSDSYLADVIYHRSQNSLFGLVYSLYRNKSIWGKLGINKAIIDELKNQGLYPMKGPWDSWRKRIFASCFLNFPKIFT; translated from the coding sequence TTGAATTCGATTTTAGATGCCAGATTGCCCGAAGAATATTATGAAATAATTATTATCAATGATGGCTCTACTGATAATGGACCGAATATTGTTCAGCAGTATAAACAACAGCATGCAAATATCACTTACCTAACACAAAAGAATCAAGGTCAAAGTGTAGCAAGGAATTTAGGAATAAAACACTGTAGAGGGGATTATGTTTGGTGTATTGATGCAGATGACAAGCTAAATGGCAAAGAATTATCTAAGGTTTTTAGGACATTGGGAGAATATAATGATTTAGATATCTTGGCTATACAGTTGCAGCGGATTTCTGAACAAGGCGAATTAATCTCTATTGAGTGCGGACAACCCAGTTTACCGCATTGCGAAGTGATCACGGGTGTCCAGGCAGTTATAAGAGGATATAATCCTTCTTCCATCTGTGCATTGATAGTGAAGAAGACATTATTTATTGATAATGATATATTTTTTGTCCCAGGCATTACACATCAGGATGTGGAGCTGACATATCGTCTTATGCCAAAGGCAAATAGAGTATTATTTTCAAATCTTATTCCATATTTTTATATCCATCATATCAATTCTACAAGTAAATCATTAATTCCAGAGAAAAAAATAAAGTATGTCAAGGACGAGATTTTTATTATACGTTCTTTTCGCGATTTGGCAAAGTCCTATGAGCATTCAGATTCATATTTAGCCGATGTGATTTATCACAGGAGTCAAAATTCCTTATTCGGCTTAGTTTATTCATTATATAGAAATAAAAGTATTTGGGGTAAACTTGGAATAAACAAAGCCATTATTGACGAATTAAAGAATCAAGGGCTCTATCCGATGAAAGGGCCGTGGGACTCTTGGAGAAAAAGAATATTTGCATCTTGCTTCTTAAATTTTCCCAAGATATTCACTTAA
- a CDS encoding DUF1919 domain-containing protein, which produces MNFIKRVKGHLNGHKRGLSDRLMRFPRKMYHIRKSRINRNDNPTIICNNCVGGVILHDLGLRFNTPTINTLFLCFEDFLYFVEHLEEFSKLDVHELKQTENVFPVGIQEYNGRIIKIGFVHYASFDEGRAVWMKRMKRANLNNTFIVYESRTIKDKELKAFSSIKYPKLVFSLTDKSREQEYLFIKGIHYIEIGFQVKYLSIKDFLALNAIWTILIILAS; this is translated from the coding sequence ATGAATTTTATAAAAAGAGTGAAAGGCCATTTAAATGGACATAAAAGAGGGCTTTCGGACAGACTGATGCGATTTCCTCGTAAGATGTATCATATCCGAAAATCTCGCATAAATAGAAATGATAACCCAACCATTATCTGCAATAATTGTGTTGGAGGTGTTATTCTTCACGATTTAGGGTTGAGGTTTAACACACCTACAATTAATACACTCTTTCTTTGCTTTGAAGATTTCCTTTATTTTGTTGAACATCTCGAAGAGTTCTCCAAATTAGATGTGCATGAACTGAAACAAACAGAGAATGTGTTTCCTGTTGGAATACAGGAGTATAATGGACGTATAATTAAAATAGGTTTCGTGCACTATGCATCTTTTGATGAAGGAAGGGCTGTGTGGATGAAGAGAATGAAGAGGGCAAATTTGAATAATACGTTTATTGTATATGAAAGCCGGACGATAAAGGATAAAGAGCTGAAGGCTTTTTCATCTATAAAGTATCCCAAATTGGTCTTCTCTCTTACGGATAAAAGTAGAGAACAAGAATATCTTTTTATAAAGGGCATTCATTATATAGAGATTGGTTTCCAGGTAAAATACTTGAGTATAAAGGATTTTTTAGCGTTAAACGCTATTTGGACAATTTTGATTATATTAGCTTCTTGA
- a CDS encoding nucleotide sugar dehydrogenase encodes MKREIKIAVIGLGYVGLPLARLFSTKYKTIGFDMNQDRVNALMAGHDVTLEVSDELLQEALRNGFVCTTDLEELRNCNFYVVAVPTPVDANNRPDLAPLIGASTTVGKVISKGDIVVYESTVYPGVTEEECLPVVENVSGLKFNTDFYAGYSPERINPGDKEHTVEKIKKVTSGSTPEIADIVDAIYNSVLTNGTHKAPSIRVAEASKIIENSQRDVNIAFMNELAKIFNAMGIDTHDAIEAASSKWNFIKLNPGLVGGHCISVDPYYLIQKAQVYGVMPRIISEARRLNDGMGAYVANQVIRLMNKKGVLVKDAKILILGITFKENCPDVRNTKVVDIYTTLQEYTDNITVCDPWADSAKVEREYGIRIVNSVAEYARYDAVILAVSHKEFTAIDWRGYLAENGVVYDVKGSITREQVDGRL; translated from the coding sequence ATGAAGAGAGAAATAAAAATTGCTGTTATTGGCTTAGGTTATGTTGGCTTGCCTCTTGCTCGCCTTTTTTCTACAAAGTATAAAACGATTGGTTTTGACATGAATCAAGATCGCGTGAATGCTCTGATGGCAGGTCATGACGTAACGTTAGAAGTGTCGGATGAATTGTTACAAGAGGCCTTACGTAACGGTTTTGTATGTACTACAGACTTGGAAGAATTACGCAACTGCAACTTCTATGTGGTTGCTGTCCCCACACCGGTAGACGCGAATAACCGACCCGATTTAGCTCCACTTATCGGGGCAAGTACTACCGTGGGGAAGGTTATCTCAAAAGGAGACATCGTTGTTTATGAATCAACCGTTTACCCTGGTGTAACTGAAGAAGAGTGCCTGCCGGTAGTTGAGAACGTTTCGGGCTTGAAGTTCAACACCGATTTCTATGCAGGCTATTCGCCTGAGCGTATTAATCCTGGAGACAAGGAACATACGGTGGAGAAGATAAAGAAGGTGACCTCTGGTTCTACACCCGAAATAGCTGATATTGTTGATGCGATTTACAATTCGGTATTAACGAATGGTACGCACAAAGCTCCATCGATACGTGTAGCCGAGGCATCGAAAATAATTGAGAATTCACAACGCGACGTGAACATCGCCTTTATGAACGAATTGGCGAAGATATTTAATGCTATGGGTATTGATACGCACGATGCTATTGAGGCAGCTTCTTCAAAGTGGAACTTCATCAAACTTAATCCCGGTCTGGTAGGCGGACATTGTATCAGCGTAGATCCCTATTACTTGATTCAGAAAGCACAGGTGTATGGCGTTATGCCTCGTATCATATCAGAGGCACGCCGTTTGAATGATGGCATGGGAGCCTATGTGGCTAACCAAGTGATAAGACTAATGAATAAGAAAGGAGTACTGGTGAAAGATGCTAAGATATTAATTCTCGGCATCACGTTTAAGGAAAACTGTCCCGACGTGCGGAATACAAAGGTTGTAGACATTTATACCACACTGCAGGAATATACGGATAACATTACCGTATGCGACCCATGGGCAGATAGTGCCAAGGTAGAAAGAGAGTATGGTATACGCATTGTTAACTCTGTTGCAGAATATGCAAGGTATGATGCTGTGATTCTCGCTGTTTCTCATAAAGAATTTACCGCAATCGATTGGAGGGGATACTTAGCTGAGAATGGAGTAGTCTATGATGTAAAAGGTTCTATCACAAGAGAACAAGTGGATGGCAGGCTATGA
- a CDS encoding TDP-N-acetylfucosamine:lipid II N-acetylfucosaminyltransferase → MTFLHWVVDDKFIDVLISIMEHTKGKHSHIYAIVTDHASDNFTYIQQKEYIRIIPSKDLIRVLTDCEVLVLHGLRIGVFDMLQQIPQRIKVIWSSWGYDLYSIPTKGHPFIKLPLYKPYTKRVMRKGVKEHLMGLHVEMNYFFNKKKIESAISRIDYFSSVIPQEYDLMRRLPFFKAQQVGLYYFSLDDIVSEENLGDPLPKGNNILIGNSGDPTNNHLDVFESLRNIDIGNCKIYVPLSYGGTIAYREKVKTVGKEYWGENFVAMEKFVPYQEYNEIISSCSNIILFHERQQAMGNIRLGVWNGCKVFLSVSGLTYQFHKNLGIRVFALQNELNAEELKTPLSAAEVNLNRRRMLDTISRKHLLNYIYHMYEILER, encoded by the coding sequence ATGACGTTTTTACATTGGGTAGTAGATGATAAGTTTATAGATGTCCTTATCTCTATTATGGAACATACAAAAGGTAAACACAGCCATATTTATGCCATTGTAACAGATCATGCCAGTGATAACTTTACATATATCCAACAGAAAGAATATATAAGAATTATCCCTTCCAAGGATCTCATAAGAGTTTTAACAGACTGCGAGGTGTTGGTATTGCATGGATTGAGAATCGGAGTTTTCGATATGCTTCAGCAAATACCACAGAGAATAAAAGTGATATGGTCTTCATGGGGATATGACTTATATTCTATTCCAACCAAAGGGCATCCTTTTATAAAGCTCCCGCTATACAAACCATACACAAAGCGTGTGATGAGAAAGGGAGTTAAGGAGCATCTGATGGGACTGCATGTAGAGATGAACTATTTTTTCAATAAGAAGAAGATAGAATCGGCAATCTCACGAATAGATTATTTCTCGAGTGTGATACCTCAAGAGTATGACTTGATGAGAAGACTACCCTTCTTTAAGGCTCAACAGGTGGGTCTATATTATTTTAGTTTGGATGATATTGTATCGGAAGAAAACCTCGGAGATCCATTGCCCAAAGGGAATAACATCCTTATCGGTAATTCTGGAGACCCAACAAATAATCACTTAGATGTATTTGAATCCTTACGAAACATTGATATTGGAAATTGTAAGATATATGTTCCGTTAAGCTATGGAGGAACAATTGCCTATCGTGAGAAAGTGAAGACTGTTGGTAAAGAGTATTGGGGTGAGAACTTTGTCGCCATGGAGAAATTTGTACCCTATCAAGAATATAATGAAATTATTTCCTCTTGCAGCAATATCATCTTGTTCCATGAACGTCAACAGGCGATGGGAAATATTAGATTGGGCGTATGGAATGGTTGTAAAGTCTTCCTGTCTGTTTCAGGATTGACTTATCAGTTTCATAAAAATCTTGGTATACGGGTGTTTGCCCTTCAGAACGAATTAAATGCAGAAGAGCTGAAGACTCCTTTATCTGCTGCTGAAGTGAATCTAAATAGGAGACGGATGCTTGACACCATATCACGCAAACATCTTTTAAACTATATCTATCATATGTATGAAATATTAGAAAGATAA
- a CDS encoding lipopolysaccharide biosynthesis protein, translating into MSDNLKAKATRGLFWSSVDRFSSQGVSFVFSIFLARILTPSDYGIVAMIVVFMAVAQAFVDSGFSSALIRKPHLSEADKSTAFYFNIIVGVVCYGILFLISPLVADFYDEPLLSPIIKVTGLSIIFNSLCVVQRALFTIAVDFRSQAIISLVCTIVSGVIGLVMAYHGFGVWALVVQSTGSALFNCMLLWLFSRWRPVTGFSKTSFRYLFNFGSKVLASGLLDTLYNNAYPIVIGKFYNPIQLGLFSRAQGYASLPSSNITGILQRVTFPVLSLMQNDDEKLASNYRRILRVSAFVVFPSMLMLAAVATPLIRVMITSKWDGCVRFLQLLSLAMMWYPIHAINLNLLQVKGRSDLFLKLELYKKLLGVLILSCTIPMGVMGMCWGLVIGSILSLGINTYYTGTLIRVGFLKQVRDLLPILLNSIVMGFIAYYLTTIINGSLISLLTASCVAITYYIGSSYLLRFPELYEIISVLARKS; encoded by the coding sequence ATGTCTGATAATTTAAAGGCAAAGGCAACACGAGGTTTGTTTTGGAGCAGCGTAGATCGCTTCTCTTCACAAGGCGTCAGCTTTGTTTTCTCTATTTTCCTTGCACGCATACTGACACCCAGCGATTATGGCATTGTAGCCATGATTGTTGTTTTTATGGCTGTGGCTCAAGCTTTTGTAGATAGTGGCTTTTCTTCAGCTTTGATAAGGAAACCGCACTTGAGTGAGGCGGATAAGTCTACGGCGTTCTATTTCAACATTATTGTGGGAGTAGTCTGTTATGGCATCCTGTTTCTTATCTCTCCACTGGTTGCCGATTTTTATGACGAACCTTTATTGTCACCTATTATAAAGGTAACGGGATTGAGCATAATTTTTAATTCGCTATGTGTGGTTCAACGAGCATTATTTACGATTGCTGTAGATTTTAGATCCCAGGCCATCATCTCTCTCGTTTGTACAATTGTTTCAGGGGTGATTGGACTTGTCATGGCATACCATGGTTTCGGTGTATGGGCTTTGGTGGTACAGTCTACAGGTTCGGCTTTATTTAATTGTATGCTGCTTTGGTTGTTCTCACGTTGGCGCCCCGTTACAGGATTTAGCAAGACATCGTTTCGCTATTTGTTTAATTTTGGATCTAAGGTACTGGCCTCCGGCTTACTTGATACTTTATATAATAATGCCTATCCAATCGTAATCGGTAAATTCTACAATCCTATACAATTGGGTCTATTCTCGCGCGCTCAGGGTTATGCCTCACTACCTTCTTCCAATATAACAGGGATTTTACAAAGAGTGACTTTCCCGGTATTGAGTTTGATGCAGAATGATGATGAGAAATTGGCTTCAAATTATAGAAGAATTCTTCGAGTTTCAGCCTTTGTGGTATTTCCATCCATGCTTATGCTTGCTGCTGTTGCTACGCCTCTCATTCGCGTTATGATTACATCCAAGTGGGATGGCTGTGTTCGGTTCCTCCAACTTCTCAGTTTGGCAATGATGTGGTATCCCATTCATGCCATTAATCTTAACCTACTACAAGTGAAGGGACGTTCGGATCTTTTTCTGAAATTAGAATTATACAAGAAGTTACTTGGTGTATTGATTCTGTCTTGTACAATTCCAATGGGGGTCATGGGTATGTGTTGGGGGCTTGTTATTGGTTCTATTCTTTCATTGGGAATAAACACCTATTATACGGGTACCTTGATTCGGGTTGGATTTCTCAAACAGGTGAGAGATCTGTTACCTATTTTACTCAATTCGATAGTGATGGGTTTTATTGCTTATTATCTAACAACTATTATCAACGGTAGCTTGATTAGTCTTTTGACGGCAAGCTGTGTAGCAATTACATATTATATAGGTAGCTCATATCTATTAAGATTTCCCGAACTATACGAGATCATATCTGTTTTAGCACGAAAATCATAA